The following are from one region of the Hydrogenimonas sp. SS33 genome:
- a CDS encoding FxsA family protein codes for MIYFLLYLFLEIFVSVEIASVIGPFWTFVEVVVSAIAGLLLLTNFRYTFFENMRALSEGDISPETFQKQNMAALIGAILLIIPGFLTDILGILLQFGVFANLIASKLASRGRKRHPLDTNPFHEGDTDVIDVEVIDHPDDRR; via the coding sequence ATGATCTATTTTCTCCTCTACCTTTTTCTGGAGATTTTCGTCTCCGTCGAAATCGCCTCGGTCATCGGCCCGTTCTGGACTTTTGTGGAGGTCGTCGTCAGCGCCATCGCGGGTTTACTTCTGTTAACCAACTTCCGTTATACTTTTTTCGAAAATATGAGGGCACTGAGCGAAGGCGACATTTCGCCGGAGACCTTCCAGAAGCAGAATATGGCAGCGCTCATAGGAGCGATTCTGCTCATCATCCCCGGTTTTTTGACCGATATCCTGGGCATTCTTCTGCAGTTCGGCGTTTTCGCCAATCTCATCGCCTCCAAGCTGGCAAGCCGGGGAAGAAAGCGCCACCCTCTCGACACCAATCCATTCCATGAAGGAGATACCGATGTCATCGATGTTGAAGTTATCGATCATCCTGACGATCGCAGGTAG
- a CDS encoding thioredoxin domain-containing protein gives MSSMLKLSIILTIAGSLAFAGGDSDVLRYVKAKLSHNPGVKINRVEVADKLPIPGIKGWSAYVMALDINLTRGKQTRRIKFEDILFVSKNLITSELVDRKTGRDVRSMIQPKLPADIYSRDHLLYGNPNAKHKIIVFSDPLCPFCRMSVPGILKAAREHPDDIALYYYHLPLLALHPASGTLVRVMELAQKEGKTDVVEKMYKIKIDPQLKDEKKILDIVAKQTGYSVTPGQIHQPWIEKKLGKDRLTARKLLVSGTPTVFADGKKDVTRERYKTFITKK, from the coding sequence ATGTCATCGATGTTGAAGTTATCGATCATCCTGACGATCGCAGGTAGCCTCGCGTTCGCCGGCGGCGACAGTGATGTACTGCGTTACGTCAAAGCGAAACTGTCCCACAACCCGGGGGTCAAGATCAACAGGGTCGAAGTGGCGGACAAACTGCCCATTCCCGGCATCAAAGGGTGGTCGGCCTATGTGATGGCACTGGATATCAACCTGACCCGCGGCAAACAGACGCGGCGCATCAAATTCGAAGATATTCTTTTCGTCAGCAAGAATCTCATCACCTCCGAGCTGGTTGACCGCAAGACAGGGCGGGATGTCCGCTCCATGATCCAGCCCAAACTGCCCGCAGATATTTACAGCCGGGACCATCTGCTCTACGGAAACCCGAATGCGAAGCACAAGATCATCGTCTTCTCCGATCCGCTATGCCCCTTCTGCCGCATGAGCGTGCCCGGCATACTAAAAGCGGCGAGAGAACATCCGGACGACATCGCCCTCTACTACTACCACCTGCCCCTGCTGGCGCTGCACCCTGCGTCCGGTACGCTGGTGCGGGTCATGGAGCTGGCCCAGAAAGAGGGCAAAACAGACGTGGTCGAGAAGATGTACAAAATCAAAATCGACCCCCAGCTGAAGGATGAGAAGAAGATTCTCGACATCGTCGCCAAGCAGACGGGCTACAGTGTGACGCCCGGACAGATACATCAGCCCTGGATCGAGAAAAAACTGGGCAAAGACCGCCTCACCGCACGAAAACTGCTGGTCTCCGGCACGCCGACCGTCTTTGCCGACGGCAAAAAGGATGTGACCAGAGAGCGCTACAAAACCTTTATAACAAAGAAATGA
- the hemC gene encoding hydroxymethylbilane synthase — translation MEKLIIATRGSQLAMWQAEYVKSELQKRFPDMAIEFNVITATGDKILDKPLALIGGKGLFTKEIEEVMLSGGAHLAVHSLKDVPTELPEGLKLAAITERDDIRDCFLSHKYRNLDDLPEGAVVGTTSLRRQMQLKSLRPDLVIKNLRGNVNTRLRKLAEGQYDAIILAYVGMKRLGLLESVPYHEPIDDDVMIPPSGQASLGIEIIDDPEVAKIAETLNDPDSALAAKIERDFVARLEGSCQVPIAVNAKVGEREVLGRAMVGLPDGSEILREEMALPKEEAESLGIKMADVMIENGAKELLERAEAMAFKEERCERL, via the coding sequence ATGGAAAAACTGATTATCGCGACCAGGGGAAGCCAACTGGCCATGTGGCAGGCGGAGTATGTCAAATCCGAACTCCAGAAGCGCTTTCCCGACATGGCCATTGAATTCAACGTCATCACCGCCACCGGGGACAAGATTCTCGACAAGCCGCTTGCACTTATCGGCGGCAAGGGGCTCTTCACCAAAGAGATCGAGGAGGTGATGCTCTCGGGCGGCGCCCATCTGGCGGTCCACAGCCTCAAGGATGTCCCCACCGAACTGCCGGAGGGGTTGAAACTGGCGGCTATTACCGAGCGCGACGACATCCGGGACTGTTTTCTCTCCCACAAATACAGAAACCTCGACGACCTTCCCGAAGGGGCGGTCGTGGGAACCACCAGCCTGCGGCGCCAGATGCAGCTCAAGTCCCTCCGGCCCGACCTGGTCATCAAAAACCTGCGGGGCAATGTCAACACCAGGTTACGCAAACTGGCCGAGGGGCAGTATGACGCCATCATTCTCGCCTATGTGGGAATGAAACGGCTGGGGCTTCTGGAGAGTGTCCCCTACCATGAACCCATCGACGACGATGTGATGATCCCCCCTTCCGGCCAGGCTTCGTTGGGTATCGAAATCATCGACGATCCGGAAGTGGCGAAGATCGCCGAAACCCTCAACGATCCCGACAGCGCTCTGGCGGCGAAAATCGAGCGCGATTTCGTGGCGCGCCTGGAGGGAAGTTGCCAGGTGCCCATCGCCGTCAATGCCAAAGTGGGGGAAAGAGAGGTCCTGGGCCGCGCCATGGTCGGCCTGCCTGACGGGTCCGAGATTCTGCGGGAAGAGATGGCCCTCCCCAAAGAGGAAGCGGAAAGCCTCGGCATCAAAATGGCCGACGTCATGATCGAAAACGGTGCGAAAGAGCTGCTTGAAAGAGCCGAAGCGATGGCCTTCAAAGAGGAGCGCTGCGAACGGCTCTGA